From a single Nicotiana tabacum cultivar K326 chromosome 8, ASM71507v2, whole genome shotgun sequence genomic region:
- the LOC107822168 gene encoding uncharacterized protein LOC107822168 gives MVGLVESWCFCNGGGKSEKMKGTIFSSKGPAMALIGASGTGFFIHRNLLLTTHVILPSVAAAESAEIHLQNGVAACLFPHRFFITSSILDLTIVGLDVMDGDTNANVQQPHYLKTCSKPNLELGNVVYLLGYSEKKELTVGEGKVVIATDNLIKLSTDGITWRPGSAGFDVHGNLAFMVCDPMKLATSPNSKSSSTSPSPLSSWKDCPMQFGIPLPIICDWLNQHWEGSLDDLNKPKLPLIRLMSSGQKSEHSCASFTMRRVFKSTEAENEGTPSSSNRMSRPREDPGPSCSAVATNLEEEAVTTDPHAITHVQGIPTPEIFESRRLTSTPARKKESSTQIHLLDINFPPRIIKTAESPQPAQKILSNADDNFINKAREEKSSGAEVSSTGSVNGAQSEVQSSSSLIEVLEAQNEYSSDGETTMYSAETAESRNYPSPKGGRIQQVGRSQSCVNYNRWGPASKNSAARRATQEQKRSTMQGRKVYSQGATSQRSNDYYSPTVASIMKKRNNLELQTIPRLSAGNSSPRWNF, from the exons ATGGTGGGTTTAGTAGAATCTTGGTGTTTTTGTAATGGGGGTGGCAAGTCTGAGAAAATGAAAGGTACCATTTTTTCAAGCAAAGGTCCTGCTATGGCTCTTATAGGTGCAAGTGGCACTGGTTTCTTCATCCACCGGAATCTGCTGCTTACAACACATGTTATTCTTCCTTCTGTGGCTGCTGCTGAATCTGCTGAGATCCACCTCCAAAATGGTGTAGCTGCTTGCCTTTTTCCCCACAG GTTCTTTATTACCAGCTCTATACTGGATCTGACTATAGTGGGCCTTGATGTCATGGATGGAGACACAAATGCAAATGTTCAGCAACCTCACTACCTAAAAACTTGTTCCAAACCTAATCTGGAGCTGGGTAATGTCGTTTATCTGTTAGGTTATAGTGAGAAAAAGGAGTTGACAGTTGGCGAAGGAAAAGTGGTAATAGCCACTGACAATCTTATAAAGCTGTCAACTGATGGAATAACTTGGAGGCCGGGTTCTGCTGGTTTTGACGTTCATGGCAATCTGGCATTTATGGTATGTGATCCTATGAAGCTAGCAACATCTCCTAACTCAAAATCCTCGTCAACTTCACCGTCCCCATTATCATCATGGAAAGACTGTCCTATGCAATTTGGCATACCGTTACCTATCATATGCGACTGGTTGAACCAACACTGGGAAGGAAGCCTTGATGACCTCAACAAACCCAAGTTACCGCTAATTCGGCTGATGTCTTCTGGTCAAAAGAGTGAGCATTCTTGTGCCTCCTTCACGATGCGACGTGTTTTTAAGTCAACTGAAGCTGAAAATGAAGGGACACCATCATCTTCGAACCGAATGTCGAGACCTAGAGAGGATCCGGGACCAAGCTGTTCTGCTGTTGCCACTAATTTGGAAGAGGAAGCAGTAACTACTGATCCGCATGCAATCACTCATGTCCAGGGAATTCCAACTCCTGAAATTTTTGAGTCGCGAAGGTTAACTTCAACACCAGCTAGGAAGAAGGAAAGTAGTACTCAAATCCATCTTTTGGATATTAATTTTCCACCAAGGATTATTAAAACTGCTGAGTCACCACAGCCTGCCCAAAAGATCTTATCCAACGCTGATGATAATTTTATCAATAAAGCGAGAGAAGAAAAATCTAGTGGCGCTGAGGTTTCCTCGACTGGATCTGTTAATGGGGCCCAGAGTGAGGTTCAATCAAGTTCCTCTCTCATAGAAGTATTGGAAGCTCAAAATGAATACAGCAGTGATGGAGAGACGACAATGTACTCTGCAGAAACTGCTGAAAGCCGAAACTACCCAAGTCCTAAAGGAGGAAGGATTCAGCAAGTAGGAAGAAGCCAAAGTTGTGTTAACTACAATAGATGGGGGCCGGCTTCAAAAAATTCAGCAGCTCGTAGGGCAACGCAAGAACAGAAGAGGAGCACTATGCAAGGAAGAAAGGTCTATTCACAAGGGGCAACTTCTCAAAGGAGTAACGACTATTACAGCCCGACAGTAGCTTCCATCATGAAGAAACGGAACAACTTGGAGCTGCAAACCATACCCCGTCTAAGTGCAGGAAATTCATCGCCGAGATGGAATTTCTGa